The following are from one region of the Hyla sarda isolate aHylSar1 chromosome 6, aHylSar1.hap1, whole genome shotgun sequence genome:
- the UCHL5 gene encoding ubiquitin carboxyl-terminal hydrolase isozyme L5 isoform X2, with protein sequence MAGSAGEWCLMESDPGVFTELIKGFGCQGVQVEEIWSLDQDHFEDLQPVQGLIFLFKWQPGEEPSGSVVQDSRLDTLFFAKQVINNACATQAIVSILLNTTHPDVSLGETLSEFKEFTQSFDSAMKGLALSNSEVIRQVHNSFARQQMFEFDAKFSTKDDDAFHFVSYVPVNGRLYELDGLRDGPIDLGPCNQDDWIGVVRPVIEKRMQKYCEGEIRFNLMAIVSDRKKIYEKKISELQKQLSEVEPMETDHNSLINSVQSEVAKYQLLLDEEQQKTKRYKIENIRRKHNYLPFIMELLKTLAEHQQLIPLVEKAKEKQTRRLQEAK encoded by the exons GCTGTCAAGGAGTTCAAGTAGAAGAAATTTGGAGTTTAGATCAAGATCACTTTGAAGATCTTCA GCCTGTGCAAGGTTTAATTTTCCTTTTCAAATGGCAACCGGGGGAAGAGCCCTCAGGATCTGTAGTCCAAGATTCCAGGCTGGATACCTTATTTTTTGCAAAACAG GTCATAAATAATGCATGTGCCACACAAGCAATTGTAAGCATATTACTCAACACAACACATCCTGATGTTTCTTTAGGAGAAACACTTTCTGAATTTAAAGAATTCACCCAAAGTTTTGATTCTGCG atgaaGGGATTGGCATTAAGCAACTCTGAAGTAATTCGCCAAGTACACAACAGCTTTGCAAG GCAACAAATGTTCGAATTTGATGCAAAATTCTCTACAAAAGATGACGATGCTTTTCACTTTGTCAGCTATGTCCCTGTAAATGGAAGATTGTATGAGCTGGATGGTTTGAGGGATGGACCAATTGACCTCG gtcctTGTAATCAGGATGACTGGATCGGTGTTGTCAGACCTGTGATTGAGAAACGGAtgcaaaa GTATTGTGAAGGGGAAATACGATTCAATCTGATGGCCATTGTTTCAGATAGAaagaaaatatatgaaaagaaaatTTCTGAATTGCAGAAACAACTTTCAGAG gTTGAACCCATGGAAACTGACCATAACAGTCTCATAAACTCAGTTCAGTCGGAAGTTGCTAAATACCAACTCCTGTTAGATGAAGAACAACAGAAGACTAAACGATACAAG ATTGAGAACATCAGACGGAAGCACAACTACCTTCCATTTATCATGGAATTGTTGAAAACGTTAGCAGAACATCAGCAGTTAATACCACTAGTAGAAAAG GCCAAAGAAAAGCAAACCAGAAGACTACAGGAGGCGAAATGA